ATATCTTTTTCGAAACTCTACCAAGTTTTATTCTTGGCCTATTAGTTTTTATTTTTATTATTTTAATGTTCCAAGTTCTACGCCTTACTGAGTTTGCTCTCGTTCATGGAGTTGAATGGCAAACCCTTAGCGAGATCATTATTTATATTTGCATTTCGATGTTACCCATTTTATTCCCTATGAGTTTGCTATTTTGCATCTTACTCACCTATGGTAGATTGAGCCAGGATTCTGAAATCGTCGCTTTAAAGGCTTGTGGTTTATCCATGAAAACCATTTTAGCACCGGCTCTCTCTCTTGCCTTCGTTATATCAATTATTTCTGCAGAAACCTCCTTTGAATTGGCACCTTGGGGCAACCGTCAATTTGAAGTGTTGTTTACCAAACTAGGAAACACCAAAGCGGCGGCAACGATCAAAGCAGGCACCTTTTCCGAAGGTTTTTTTGATCTGGTTGTTTACGCGAACGAAGTCAATAGCGACTCAGGCGAGCTCAAAAATGTATTCATTTACAACGAAAGAAATACAGACTCCCCCATTACAATTATAGCCAAAAATGGAAAACTCATGCCTGATCCAATGAATCCAGGTCACAAAGTTTTACTGCGACTCATTGATGGAGATATCCATCGTCGAAGCGAGAATCATACAAAAATTAAATTTTCTACTT
The DNA window shown above is from Deltaproteobacteria bacterium and carries:
- the lptF gene encoding LPS export ABC transporter permease LptF translates to MKFFRGKKAFLYIFFETLPSFILGLLVFIFIILMFQVLRLTEFALVHGVEWQTLSEIIIYICISMLPILFPMSLLFCILLTYGRLSQDSEIVALKACGLSMKTILAPALSLAFVISIISAETSFELAPWGNRQFEVLFTKLGNTKAAATIKAGTFSEGFFDLVVYANEVNSDSGELKNVFIYNERNTDSPITIIAKNGKLMPDPMNPGHKVLLRLIDGDIHRRSENHTKIKFSTYDLQLIDPIKNEIKEKSPQSMTLSDLKSLKDDQSLPPEDQRIYIVEYHKRWAISVLCFIFGMVGVGLGIDNNRREQKTSGFVLSILVIITYWILYVTFEGFARSGTFSPILAIWTPNILFGIYGLKQLRKQWS